In Cellvibrio polysaccharolyticus, a genomic segment contains:
- a CDS encoding TonB-dependent receptor, protein MDKPRHSLFKYSALSLVIHALALPAFAQESSTDQPRADIEEVLITGYRKSLTDAASAKRQSVNVSESVFAEDIGKFPDLNIAESINRMPGIQLIRDMNGEGMNIAIRGLGTNFTKITLNGAQIGVASSGRIGSQNQNREVDLDVFPTELFTRLDVNKSPVASMSEGGLSGTVDMRSARPFDNPGTHVNYQLQGSYGEINEKVSPRGSLTASWTNDDDTFGVLVGVAAVNNKSTITGYETIGWTTPALTDAQCGGPAANCNLIGGNGYRIPDTVPNGVGNGLVPGTPIDAAYLQSLNPGLDINQIANGLTPRLNRPSYIDGTRDRISGLVSLEFRPTDDLNFYLDTLWADAERDFDRLAMNWVGRNGAVIPMNMEVDSNNVVTSGTFANAQFFLEARPYKENLDFYNINPGVSWTINDQLRIDAQINKGRSEFFRESPSILVATPMGQGITVDFNNKGGNFPSVSTNVDLNDPDAGWSWNGGRLNISNEKRVVETEGARFDVRFGDDVQNIKFGLAFDDISRRITSYDNSPAWEDITCRGLNPDGSVPDPRPGCVGGELAAIPDSQLGSYLKPGPHGFITVDFDRLKKASNYAELNRNAPESDTAATGAKTGFISEETLGAYIELNTESEIAQRILRTNFGVRYVTTDQRIDGPVTLGGERSYQSFLSDYDAFLPSFNSAYNVSEDVILRMSASRTMTRANPSNMLPNTTFSDPSAQEAVQGNPNLAPYLSTNFDIGGEWYTGEEGYIGLTLFKKQITGFTVLGTNTVSFQSLGIPFDTLTDIQQSALNSRGGPGSAMVSVAQQVNSGQLDLTGQELTLVQPLNNVLEGLGFSANYTHISQEGKGSGAPAKAVGVAPVTWNFTGYWENFGASIRLSYTWNDKQTISGPNQNSVPDAELKTDARGQWDLSASYSLESLPTSPQITLNVINLTGESSRNTFQHDNATYEYYDPGFSVMLGLRGKF, encoded by the coding sequence ATGGATAAACCACGCCATTCGTTGTTCAAGTACAGCGCGCTGAGCCTTGTTATTCACGCGTTGGCACTGCCGGCTTTTGCACAGGAATCCTCCACCGACCAACCCCGTGCAGATATTGAAGAAGTTTTGATTACCGGTTATCGGAAAAGTTTGACCGATGCGGCTTCTGCCAAACGGCAATCGGTGAATGTCAGTGAATCGGTGTTTGCTGAAGATATCGGCAAGTTTCCCGATTTGAACATCGCAGAATCCATTAACCGCATGCCCGGCATTCAATTGATCCGCGATATGAATGGCGAAGGCATGAACATTGCGATTCGCGGGCTGGGCACCAACTTTACCAAAATCACCCTGAACGGCGCACAAATTGGCGTGGCATCGAGTGGCCGTATCGGCTCACAAAATCAGAACCGGGAAGTCGACCTTGACGTTTTTCCCACCGAATTATTTACCCGGCTTGATGTGAATAAATCGCCGGTGGCCAGTATGTCCGAAGGCGGCCTGTCGGGCACCGTGGATATGCGCAGTGCTCGCCCGTTTGATAATCCGGGCACTCATGTGAATTACCAGCTGCAAGGCAGCTACGGCGAAATTAATGAAAAAGTAAGCCCGCGCGGCTCACTCACCGCCAGCTGGACCAATGACGACGACACCTTTGGGGTGTTGGTGGGCGTTGCCGCGGTTAACAACAAATCCACCATTACCGGCTACGAAACCATTGGCTGGACCACACCGGCCCTGACCGATGCACAGTGCGGTGGCCCCGCTGCAAATTGTAATTTGATCGGTGGTAACGGCTACCGTATTCCTGACACGGTTCCCAATGGCGTAGGCAATGGTCTGGTACCCGGCACACCGATTGATGCCGCTTATTTGCAATCGTTAAACCCCGGGCTGGATATTAACCAGATTGCCAATGGCCTCACGCCTCGCTTGAATCGCCCCAGCTACATCGACGGCACCCGCGATCGTATTTCCGGCCTGGTCTCGCTGGAATTTCGCCCCACCGACGATTTGAATTTTTATCTGGATACACTCTGGGCCGATGCCGAGCGGGATTTTGACCGCCTCGCGATGAACTGGGTGGGTCGCAACGGCGCGGTCATTCCGATGAATATGGAAGTGGACAGCAACAACGTCGTTACCAGCGGCACTTTTGCCAACGCGCAGTTTTTTCTCGAAGCTCGCCCATATAAAGAAAACCTGGATTTTTACAACATCAACCCCGGCGTCTCCTGGACGATCAACGATCAGCTGCGCATTGATGCGCAAATCAATAAAGGCCGCAGCGAATTTTTCCGCGAATCCCCCAGTATTCTGGTCGCCACGCCAATGGGCCAGGGCATCACCGTTGACTTCAACAACAAGGGCGGCAACTTTCCTTCAGTCTCTACCAATGTGGATTTGAATGATCCCGATGCCGGCTGGAGCTGGAACGGTGGTCGCCTGAATATTTCCAATGAAAAACGGGTGGTAGAAACCGAAGGTGCGCGTTTTGATGTGCGCTTTGGTGACGATGTACAAAACATTAAATTCGGCCTCGCCTTTGACGATATCTCCCGGCGCATTACCTCATACGACAACAGCCCTGCCTGGGAAGACATTACCTGTCGCGGTTTGAATCCTGATGGCAGCGTGCCGGACCCTCGCCCCGGCTGCGTTGGTGGCGAGCTGGCCGCCATTCCGGATAGCCAACTGGGTTCTTACCTGAAACCAGGCCCGCACGGTTTTATCACCGTCGATTTTGACCGCCTTAAAAAAGCCAGCAACTACGCGGAGCTGAATAGAAATGCTCCGGAAAGTGACACAGCCGCAACCGGTGCAAAAACCGGCTTTATTTCGGAAGAAACGCTCGGCGCTTACATTGAATTAAATACCGAATCGGAAATTGCACAGCGCATTCTGCGCACCAATTTCGGCGTACGTTATGTCACCACCGACCAGCGCATTGACGGCCCGGTAACCTTGGGCGGCGAACGCAGCTATCAAAGTTTTCTTTCTGATTACGATGCGTTTTTGCCGTCATTCAACTCGGCCTACAATGTCTCCGAAGATGTCATCCTGAGAATGTCGGCATCCCGCACCATGACCCGCGCCAACCCGAGCAACATGCTGCCAAACACCACCTTCAGCGACCCGTCTGCGCAGGAAGCAGTACAAGGCAACCCGAACCTGGCGCCCTACCTTTCTACTAACTTCGATATTGGTGGCGAGTGGTATACCGGTGAAGAGGGTTACATAGGCTTAACGCTGTTTAAAAAACAAATTACCGGTTTTACCGTACTGGGCACCAATACCGTTTCCTTCCAGTCGCTGGGCATTCCTTTTGACACGCTGACCGATATTCAACAGTCGGCGCTCAACAGCCGCGGTGGACCAGGCTCGGCGATGGTGTCTGTTGCGCAACAGGTTAATAGCGGCCAACTGGATTTAACCGGGCAGGAATTAACACTGGTGCAGCCATTAAATAATGTGCTGGAAGGCCTGGGCTTTAGCGCCAACTACACGCATATCAGCCAGGAAGGCAAAGGCAGTGGCGCACCTGCGAAAGCAGTAGGCGTGGCACCGGTCACCTGGAACTTTACCGGCTACTGGGAAAACTTCGGCGCGTCCATCCGCTTGTCTTATACCTGGAATGATAAACAAACCATTTCCGGCCCCAACCAGAACAGCGTGCCCGATGCCGAGTTGAAAACCGATGCGCGCGGCCAGTGGGATTTATCAGCCAGCTATTCACTGGAAAGCTTGCCGACTTCACCACAAATTACTTTAAACGTTATCAACCTGACCGGAGAATCTTCACGCAACACCTTCCAGCACGATAACGCCACCTACGAATACTACGACCCGGGCTTCAGCGTCATGCTGGGGCTGCGCGGCAAGTTCTAG